A single window of Anopheles moucheti chromosome 2, idAnoMoucSN_F20_07, whole genome shotgun sequence DNA harbors:
- the LOC128297742 gene encoding knirps-related protein-like, with the protein MNQQCKVCGEPAAGFHFGAFTCEGCKSFFGRSYNNLSSISECKNNGECIINKKNRTACKACRLRKCLMVGMSKSGSRYGRRSNWFKIHCLLQEQQQAAQQQGNHQKPAQPVGIHAGMFHGGYPHGMYPRPPCTKEELMLLGLEEYSKHPSASPSVSSPDSHNSDSSNEINDRRNALLRQGKLHDSPLNKDLFLPLPFGGLPLMPPPGFLPSSHLMFPGFHPALYSHPQAGLLKPADTHLTLPSSPLANNNSRYTPNHNTESNVHPSTGSVRDNGKSPDSFSKRYILDQVLESQRCPSNGTTGSDKDDPEPEEVVPATMTPPRSPIISVTQPTPVVRQSQTPAGHHNQQDNPIDLSMKTGSSCTSADERRSSMSGAESNGSDDEANGDSRPSSGMDKYKCTVSATTAAVVAKNAASTNTINNNSISNNQNHHHGALHLHSPRPHSLSPSLPTQHHRASPIRSESPRHLQHHYHHHHQHLQQQQHRQRHVLSHHGGSGSESELEPEETEYDREVKRMKLQGTTPLDLTTKV; encoded by the exons aTGAATCAGCAGTGCAAAGTTTGTGGCGAACCGGCAGCCGGTTTTCATTTCGGTGCCTTCACTTGCGAAGGTTGCAAG TCATTTTTCGGTCGATCGTATAACAATTTGTCCTCAATCTCGGAGTGTAAAAACAACGGCGAATGCATCATCAACAAAAAGAATCGAACTGCCTGCAAGGCGTGCCGCTTGCGCAAATGTCTCATGGTAGGAATGTCGAAAAGTGGTTCGCGTTACGGGCGCCGATCGAACTGGTTCAAGATTCACTGTTTGctgcaggagcagcagcaagccGCTCAGCAACAAGGAAACCACCAGAAACCAGCGCAACCAGTCGGCATTCATGCGGGAATGTTTCACGGAGGCTATCCACATGGGATGTATCCGCGCCCTCCGTGCACTAAAGAGGAGTTGATGTTACTCGGCCTGGAAGAGTACAGTAAGCATCCGTCGGCATCACCATCTGTCAGCTCCCCGGATAGCCACAACTCTGACAGCTCCAATGAGATCAATGATCGTAGAAATGCACTGTTGCGACAGGGCAAACTTCACGACTCACCGCTCAACAAGGATCTTTTCCTTCCGCTGCCGTTCGGAGGACTGCCGCTCATGCCACCGCCTGGATTCTTGCCTTCGTCACACCTCATGTTTCCAGGCTTCCATCCGGCACTTTATTCCCATCCTCAAGCAGGACTGCTAAAGCCTGCCGATACTCACCTAACGCTACCAAGCTCGCCCCTGGCTAACAATAACAGCCGCTATACGCCAAATCATAACACCGAATCTAATGTGCATCCTTCCACCGGGTCCGTCCGAGATAACGGCAAATCACCCGACTCCTTCTCCAAGCGGTACATTCTAGATCAAGTGCTTGAATCACAACGCTGTCCAAGCAATGGTACGACTGGAAGTGATAAGGACGACCCCGAACCGGAAGAAGTAGTACCCGCAACGATGACTCCTCCGCGATCTCCCATTATATCTGTTACGCAACCAACCCCAGTAGTACGGCAATCACAGACTCCCGCAGGTCATCACAATCAGCAAGATAATCCCATCGATTTGAGCATGAAAACGGGTAGCAGCTGCACATCTGCGGATGAGCGCAGATCGTCGATGTCCGGTGCAGAATCGAATGGATCCGACGATGAAGCCAATGGTGATAGCCGTCCTTCTTCCGGAATGGACAAATATAAATGTACCGTGTCTGCCACTACGGCGGCCGTTGTTGCCAAAAATGCTGCTTCCACCAACACCATTAATAACAACAGTATCAGCAACAACCAAAATCACCACCACGGTGCACTTCACCTTCACTCGCCACGTCCTCACTCGCTATCCCCGTCTCTACCGACCCAACACCACCGAGCGTCTCCGATACGGTCAGAGTCTCCGCGCCACTTGCAACATCattaccatcatcaccatcagcatcttcagcagcaacaacatcgtCAACGCCACGTTCTCTCTCATCACGGTGGAAGTGGCAGCGAGTCGGAGCTCGAGCCAGAGGAAACCGAATACGATCGTGAGGTGAAGCGAATGAAACTGCAAGGCACCACACCGTTGGACCTGACCACTAAGGTTTAG